From the Calonectris borealis chromosome 4, bCalBor7.hap1.2, whole genome shotgun sequence genome, one window contains:
- the PGCKA1 gene encoding PDCD10 and GCKIII kinases-associated protein 1 — MGCRCCKMIQSYIFDPEEEQSSGHVHEVNSYKHNEQGRNKSKFKENSEIQERKNELQKDELNRTENKTQVNSTKETLWNHGGNDFQEDGPVKCVAKPDVAVNGGNSCTGVHPMLNPNTNPVKEASEQGSSSQSAESPSASSRDFYTKLNRSGQELDLDAGSQRKAACNEPHSIQDGNSRSADNSIFLKGSATLETQNNAIQLPDIDYPQNGNQTRNYVEKDSFSVNCAHSDQNTGPSAIQDQDLCVTPPSSMKESSIEPFKTDSASLSGGIAAVAVTKIAQAPTHPDHKDINGEIEEDAEVAAALAALEAATAGEDLEDDDEY; from the exons ATGGGGTGCAGGTGCTGCAAAATGATACAAAG CTATATTTTTGATCCAGAAGAAGAACAATCGTCTGGACACGTTCATGAAGTAAACAGCTACAAACACAATGAGCAAGGCAGGAATAAATCCAAATTCAAAGAGAATAGTGAAATTCAAGAACGCAAAAATGAACTCCAGAAGGATGAgctaaacagaacagaaaataaaacccaggtAAATAGCACAAAAGAAACTCTCTGGAACCACGGAGGCAATGATTTTCAAGAGGATGGCCCTGTGAAGTGTGTTGCAAAGCCTGATGTTGCAGTCAATGGTGGCAACTCCTGCACTGGAGTGCACCCCATGCTCAATCCCAACACAAACCCAGTGAAAGAAGCCAGTGAGCAGGGATCCTCCAGCCAGTCAGCAGAGTCTCCTTCAGCCAGCAGTAGAGACTTTTACACCAAATTAAATAGGTCTGGCCAAGAACTTGATCTAGATGCAGGCAGTCAGAGGAAGGCAGCCTGCAATGAGccacacagtattcaagatggGAACTCCCGGTCTGCAGACAATAGCATCTTTCTCAAAGGAAGTGCAACACTGGAGACACAAAACAATGCCATACAACTGCCAGATATTGATTATCCCCAAAATGGCAATCAAACCAGGAACTATGTTGAAAAAGATAGCTTTTCAGTCAACTGTGCACATTCAGACCAAAACACTGGGCCTTCAGCAATACAGGACCAGGACCTTTGTGTAACCCCACCTTCGTCTATGAAGGAGAGCAGTATCGAACCTTTTAAAACTGACTCTGCAAGTTTGAGTGGTGGTATCGCTGCCGTGGCTGTTACCAAAATAGCACAGGCACCCACACACCCCGACCACAAAGACATCAATGGAGAAATTGAGGAAGATGCAGAAGTagcagcagctctggctgcacTGGAAGCTGCAACTGCAGGGGAAGATCTGGAAGATGACGACGAGTACTAG